One region of Camelina sativa cultivar DH55 chromosome 6, Cs, whole genome shotgun sequence genomic DNA includes:
- the LOC104790303 gene encoding nudix hydrolase 13, mitochondrial-like: MSNLSARTGRDHQRYDNNFRLVSGCIPYRLVKDEEEEDSTSVDFGNKLEVLMVSSPNRHDLVFPKGGWEDDETLLEAASREAMEEAGVKGILREDPLGVWEFRSKSSSMEADCCLAGGCKGYMFALEVKEELATWPEQENRERRWLNVKEALELCRYEWMQSALEEFLRVMAEEGSTKEDFLDISSISNRGGERQIDPQYCSVVN, from the exons ATGTCGAATCTTTCAGCAAGAACAGGACGAGACCATCAACGTTATGACAACAACTTCCGTCTTGTTTCTGG ATGCATTCCATATAGGCTGGTgaaagatgaagaggaggaggactCAACAAGTGTTGACTTTGGAAACAAGCTTGAAGTTCTCATGGTTTCATCTCCTAATCGTCACGATCTTGTTTTCCCAAAG GGAGGGTGGGAAGATGATGAGACTCTTCTTGAAGCTGCATCTCGTGAAGCCATGGAAGAAGCAGGAGTTAAAGGAATACTAAGA GAAGATCCATTAGGTGTTTGGGAATTTAGAAGCAAGAGTAGCAGCATGGAAGCTGATTGCTGCTTAGCTGGTGGATGCAAAGGTTATATGTTTGCGTTAGAAGTGAAGGAAGAACTCGCGACATGGCCAGAGCAAGAAAACCGCGAGAGGAGATGG TTGAATGTTAAAGAAGCCTTGGAGCTGTGTCGGTATGAGTGGATGCAGAGCGCGCTTGAAGAGTTTCTAAGAGTAATGGCAGAAGAAGGAAGCACAAAGGAAGACTTTCTTGATATTTCCAGCATTTCGAATAGAGGAGGAGAGCGTCAAATTGATCCTCAGTACTGCTCAGTAGTTAATTAG
- the LOC104790298 gene encoding LOB domain-containing protein 24-like, translating into MNPKRCAACKYLRRRCPKDCIFAPYFPPNDPAKFACIHRIYGAGNVSKMLQQLPDQTRAEAVESLCFEAKCRVDDPVYGCVGIIHLLQTQVQNAQNELAKTQAEVAVAQTRLSQTQNSDF; encoded by the exons ATGAATCCAAAAAGATGTGCTGCCTGCAAATATCTGAGAAGAAGATGTCCAAAAGATTGCATTTTCGCACCTTACTTCCCTCCAAACGATCCTGCAAAATTTGCATGTATCCACAGAATCTATGGTGCTGGAAATGTTTCCAAAATGCTTCag CAACTTCCTGATCAGACGAGAGCTGAAGCAGTGGAGTCTTTGTGCTTTGAAGCAAAATGCAGAGTAGATGATCCTGTTTATGGATGTGTTGGCATTATTCATTTACTGCAAACTCAAGTTCAGAATGCTCAGAATGAATTAGCCAAAACTCAAGCTGAGGTTGCTGTTGCTCAAACCAGACTTAGCCAAACCCAAAATTCTGACTTCTGA
- the LOC104790301 gene encoding DNA cross-link repair protein SNM1, whose amino-acid sequence MEASDEEDDDWFGSRFNDGVNEEEEEEGFVFYDDDVKDEEGFASDFYKAGSDWSCLVEEEDEEVVVSSEKKKKMKQSNLFQIWGLQESSPDTTKKMKQTDLFQIWGLQKPSPFTSPASTSAKKTNTSLGKRRRDSLFSNDSPRPCPFYKKLPGTPFTVDAFRYGCVQGCSAYFLTHFHADHYIGLSKAWSHGPIYCSSLTSRLLRLSLSVNPSFIHPLELDVEYSINGIKVTLIEANHCPGAALIHFRLIDGTCYLHTGDFRASKQMQTHPLLYNQRVHVLYLDTTYCNPRYKFPSKEDVLSYVVRITKDFLRKQPKTLIVVGSYSIGKECVYLAISKALGVKIYANASRRRILQSFGWDDISKNLCTDGKTTCLHVLPMSSLKVERLDEHLKNYREQYGAVLAFRPTGWTYSEKIGEHLDLIKPTSRGKITIYGVPYSEHSSFTELREFVQFLRPDKIIPTVNNANAENREKMQSCFKEWLRR is encoded by the exons atggaggctTCTGATGAAGAGGACGACGACTGGTTTGGTTCTCGTTTCAACGACGGtgtaaatgaagaagaagaagaagagggttttGTGTTCTACGACGACGATGTTAAAGACGAAGAGGGTTTTGCGTCTGATTTCTATAAGGCTGGTTCTGATTGGTCTTGTttagtggaagaagaagatgaagaggtcGTTGTTTcttctgagaagaagaagaagatgaaacaatCGAACTTGTTTCAGATTTGGGGTTTACAAGAGAGTTCTCCTGATacaacgaagaagatgaaacaaacTGACTTGTTTCAGATTTGGGGTTTACAAAAGCCTTCTCCTTTCACTTCACCTGCTTCTACTTCAGCGAAAAAGACGAATACTAGTCTTGGAAAGAGGCGTAGAGACTCTTTGTTTAGCAATGACTCGCCTAGACCATGTCCTTTTTACAAGAAACTGCCag GAACACCGTTCACTGTGGATGCGTTTCGATATGGTTGTGTTCAAGGATGCTCTGCTTATTTCCTTACTCATTTTCATGCTGATCATTACATTGGTCTCTCTAAAGCTTGGTCTCATGGTCCTATTTACTGCTCCTCTCTCACTAGTCGTCTTCTTAGACTTAGTCTCTCTGTCAATCCTTC GTTTATTCATCCATTGGAGCTAGACGTTGAATACAGTATTAATGGAATCAAAGTCACTTTGATTGAAGCTAATCATTGCCCTGGTGCTGCTCTTATTCACTTTCGTCTCATAGATGGAACGTGTTATCTGCATACCGGAGATTTCAGGGCTTCGAAACAGATGCAAACTCATCCTCTCCTCTATAACCAACGAGTTCATGTTCTGTATTTGGATACAACGTATTGCAATCCGAGATACAA GTTCCCCTCTAAAGAAGATGTCTTAAGTTATGTTGTGAGAATCACAAAGGATTTCCTCAGGAAGCAACCGAAGACTCTGATTGTGGTTGGTTCTTATAGCATTGGAAAAGAATGTGTTTATCTTGCTATTTCCAAAGCTCTTGGG GTTAAGATATATGCAAATGCTTCAAGAAGACGGATCCTGCAATCATTTGGTTGGGATGATATTTCTAAGAATCTTTGTACAGATGGGAAAACCACATGTCTTCATGTTTTGCCTATGTCATCATTGAAAGTTGAA AGGCTCGATGAACACTTGAAGAACTATAGAGAACAGTATGGAGCAGTTTTGGCATTTAGGCCCACAG GTTGGACTTACTCCGAGAAAATAGGCGAACATCTTGATCTAATAAAACCAACTTCAAGGGGAAAAATCACCATTTACG GGGTTCCATATAGTGAGCATTCAAGCTTCACAGAACTTCGTGAGTTTGTTCAG TTTTTAAGGCCAGATAAGATTATTCCGACAGTGAACAATGCAAATGCTGAAAATCGCGAGAAAATGCAATCATGTTTCAAGGAATGGCTCAGACGCTGA
- the LOC104790305 gene encoding protein COFACTOR ASSEMBLY OF COMPLEX C SUBUNIT B CCB1, chloroplastic encodes MATKLITPPLSCPWVTSREVTIKGLPRQRREWMTTKRNRVSAVTAMIVEPLSAVYSSAIQIHQWWEQNPNSLLLMDETGGGYSLASYYTSLGLFVISVPGLWSLIKRSVKSKIVRKTFVVNEVKKEPKQVAGEILSFFSRKNFNITDRGETITFEGKMVPSRGQAALLTFCTCISLASVGLVLTITVPDFGNNWFFIILLSPLAGVYYWKKASRKEEIKVKMMVGPKGRLDEIVVQGDDVQVEEMRKELQFSEKGMVYVKGLFERSS; translated from the exons ATGGCGACGAAGCTGATTACTCCGCCGTTGTCTTGTCCATGGGTTACTTCAAGAGAGGTAACAATCAAAGGGCTTCCAAGGCAGAGACGGGAATGGATGACCACGAAGCGAAACAGAGTCTCTGCTGTCACCGCCATGATCGTGGAGCCTCTCTCTGCTGTATATTCTTCAGCGATTCAGATTCATCAATGGTGGgagcaaaaccctaattcgtTACTGTTAATGGATGAGACTGGTGGTGGTTACTCATTGGCTAGCTATTATACGTCTTTGGGTTTGTTTGTTATCTCTGTTCCAGGTCTTTGGTCTCTCATCAAGCGCTCTGTTAAATCAAAG ATAGTGAGAAAGACGTTTGTTGTTAATGAAGTCAAGAAGGAACCAAAGCAAGTAGCTGGAGAGATTCTatctttcttctcaaggaaGAACTTTAACATTACTGATCGAGGAGAAACGATCAC GTTTGAAGGGAAGATGGTTCCAAGTAGAGGACAAGCTGCTCTGCTTACGTTTTGTACATGTATAAGCTTAGCAAGTGTTGGTCTTGTTCTAACCATTACAGTTCCAGATTTTGGAAACAATTGGTTCTTCATCATCCTTCTCAGTCCACTCGC AGGAGTGTATTACTGGAAGAAGGCGTCTAGGAAAGAGGAGATAAAGGTGAAGATGATGGTGGGACCAAAAGGGAGATTGGATGAGATTGTGGTTCAAGGAGATGATGTTCAAGTTGAAGAAATGAGGAAGGAGCTTCAGTTTAGTGAGAAAGGCATGGTTTATGTCAAAGGTCTTTTTGAGAGATCATCATGA
- the LOC109124653 gene encoding probable magnesium transporter NIPA8 isoform X2 has translation MGEWVIGAFINIFGSVAINFGTNLLKLGHNERERLALQDNGGGKMPLKPIIHFQTWRVGILVFLLGNCLNFISFGYAAQSLLAALGSIQFVSNIAFAYVVLNKMVTVKVLVATAFIVLGNVFLVAFGNHQSPVFTPEQLAEKYSNVTFLVYCGILIIIVVVHHFLYRKGEVLISMPGQEISSYWKMLLPFSYAVVSGAIGSCSVLFAKSLSNLLRLAMSSSYQLHSWFTYSMLLLFLSTAGFWMTRLNEGLSLYDAILIVPMFQIAWTFFSICTGFIYFQEFQVFDALRTTMFILGMMCVFLGISLLAPDDTRGNETKDSSSSLDSIVSSSLPTEEDRLIPQSSEDGHSKDTRVHGMYMKAADLIAKTKTACLAALGFGEDSINASAILVMPMVSSKITGFRGNGLERAKILSMRGSGWSKLAMEEEGTRMLEKTVSSKA, from the exons atgggAGAATGGGTCATCGGAGCTTTCATCAACATTTTTGGAAGTGTTGCTATTAATTTCGGCACAAACCTTCTCAAATTGGGACATAATGAG AGAGAAAGGTTAGCTCTACAAGATAATGGCGGAGGGAAGATGCCATTAAAGCCAATTATACATTTTCAGACATGGAGAGTTG GGATCCTAGTCTTTCTTCTTGGGAATTGCCTCAATTTCATTTCGTTTGGTTATGCTGCTCAg TCTCTTCTAGCAGCTCTTGGATCCATTCAATTTGTATCCAACATAGCATTTGCTTATGTTGTATTGAACAAAATGGTGACTGTCAA AGTACTCGTTGCTACAGCCTTTATAGTTCTTGGAAACGTTTTCCTTGTAGCTTTTGGTAATCACCAGTCACCAG TTTTCACACCCGAACAGTTGGCAGAGAAATATAGCAATGTAACGTTCTTGGTCTACTGTgggattttgattattatagTAGTCGTGCACCATTTCCTCTATAG GAAGGGAGAAGTTTTAATTTCTATGCCCGGACAAGAAATTAGCTCGTATTGGAAGATGCTGCTTCCTTTCTCATATGCTGTGGTCTCGGGTGCTATAGGATCATGTTCGGTTTTATTTGCCAAGTCACT CTCAAACTTGCTGAGATTGGCCATGTCTAGTAGCTATCAATTGCACAGCTGGTTCACATACTCTAtgcttcttttatttcttagtACAGCCGGATTCTGG ATGACAAGATTGAATGAAGGATTGTCTCTGTATGATGCAATTCTCATAGTTCCTATGTTTCAGATTGCTTGGACTTTCTTCTCCATCTGTACAGGATTCATCTACTTTCAAGAGTTTCAG GTTTTTGATGCGCTAAGAACAACAATGTTCATATTAGGAATGATGTGTGTATTCTTAGGCATTTCTTTACTAGCACCTGATGATACAAGAGGCAACGAGACAAAAGATAGTTCATCATCTCTCGACTCTATCGTGTCCTCGAGCCTACCAACAGAAGAGGACAG GTTGATTCCACAATCATCTGAAGATGGACATAGCAAAGACACAAGAGTACATGGAATGTATATGAAAGCAGCTGATCTAATTGCCAAGACAAAG ACTGCTTGTTTAGCAGCATTGGGCTTTGGCGAAGACTCTATAAATGCATCTGCGATTCTAGTGATGCCAATG GTATCTTCGAAGATTACAGGGTTTAGAGGAAATGGACTCGAACGGGCTAAGATTTTGTCCATGAGAGGATCAGGATGGAGCAAACTAgccatggaagaagaaggaacaagaaTGCTTGAAAAGACCGTCTCTTCAAAGGCTTAA
- the LOC109124653 gene encoding probable magnesium transporter NIPA8 isoform X3, with product MGEWVIGAFINIFGSVAINFGTNLLKLGHNERERLALQDNGGGKMPLKPIIHFQTWRVGILVFLLGNCLNFISFGYAAQSLLAALGSIQFVSNIAFAYVVLNKMVTVKKGEVLISMPGQEISSYWKMLLPFSYAVVSGAIGSCSVLFAKSLSNLLRLAMSSSYQLHSWFTYSMLLLFLSTAGFWMTRLNEGLSLYDAILIVPMFQIAWTFFSICTGFIYFQEFQVFDALRTTMFILGMMCVFLGISLLAPDDTRGNETKDSSSSLDSIVSSSLPTEEDRLIPQSSEDGHSKDTRVHGMYMKAADLIAKTKTACLAALGFGEDSINASAILVMPMVSSKITGFRGNGLERAKILSMRGSGWSKLAMEEEGTRMLEKTVSSKA from the exons atgggAGAATGGGTCATCGGAGCTTTCATCAACATTTTTGGAAGTGTTGCTATTAATTTCGGCACAAACCTTCTCAAATTGGGACATAATGAG AGAGAAAGGTTAGCTCTACAAGATAATGGCGGAGGGAAGATGCCATTAAAGCCAATTATACATTTTCAGACATGGAGAGTTG GGATCCTAGTCTTTCTTCTTGGGAATTGCCTCAATTTCATTTCGTTTGGTTATGCTGCTCAg TCTCTTCTAGCAGCTCTTGGATCCATTCAATTTGTATCCAACATAGCATTTGCTTATGTTGTATTGAACAAAATGGTGACTGTCAA GAAGGGAGAAGTTTTAATTTCTATGCCCGGACAAGAAATTAGCTCGTATTGGAAGATGCTGCTTCCTTTCTCATATGCTGTGGTCTCGGGTGCTATAGGATCATGTTCGGTTTTATTTGCCAAGTCACT CTCAAACTTGCTGAGATTGGCCATGTCTAGTAGCTATCAATTGCACAGCTGGTTCACATACTCTAtgcttcttttatttcttagtACAGCCGGATTCTGG ATGACAAGATTGAATGAAGGATTGTCTCTGTATGATGCAATTCTCATAGTTCCTATGTTTCAGATTGCTTGGACTTTCTTCTCCATCTGTACAGGATTCATCTACTTTCAAGAGTTTCAG GTTTTTGATGCGCTAAGAACAACAATGTTCATATTAGGAATGATGTGTGTATTCTTAGGCATTTCTTTACTAGCACCTGATGATACAAGAGGCAACGAGACAAAAGATAGTTCATCATCTCTCGACTCTATCGTGTCCTCGAGCCTACCAACAGAAGAGGACAG GTTGATTCCACAATCATCTGAAGATGGACATAGCAAAGACACAAGAGTACATGGAATGTATATGAAAGCAGCTGATCTAATTGCCAAGACAAAG ACTGCTTGTTTAGCAGCATTGGGCTTTGGCGAAGACTCTATAAATGCATCTGCGATTCTAGTGATGCCAATGGTATCTTCGAAGATTACAGGGTTTAGAGGAAATGGACTCGAACGGGCTAAGATTTTGTCCATGAGAGGATCAGGATGGAGCAAACTAgccatggaagaagaaggaacaagaaTGCTTGAAAAGACCGTCTCTTCAAAGGCTTAA
- the LOC104790304 gene encoding nodulation receptor kinase-like produces MSAILAAAIGGAVGALALIALFLFLLWFCVFRPKNLSRTSETGSSDPSTQEGRNVAIELSMREARRFEMEELAQATKSFTNKSLIGIGKFGEVYKGLLQDGVLVAIKKRPGLPTQEFVNEVRYLSSIHHRNLVTLLGYCQESNTQFLVYEYVPNGSVSSHLYGAGGKVPGNRLEFRHRLAISIGAAKGLAHLHSLSPRLIHKDFKTANVLVDENFIAKVADAGVRNFLGREDVGTSSHIVADQIFLSPEVQEFRRFSEKSDVYAFGVFLLELVSGREASEPSPSSSTKTLVEWMQNLKDYADIPMMIDERLGGTYTAEGVEELITLTLICVDVSSEKRPTMSYVVTELERILDKEVSLTTVMGEGTPTVTLGSQLFKASK; encoded by the exons atgTCAGCAATTCTTGCAGCTGCCATTGGTGGTGCTGTAGGAGCTCTTGCAttgattgctttgtttctttttctcctttggTTTTGTGTCTTTCGTCCTAAGAATCTTTCAAGAACTTCTGAGACTGGCTCTTCTGATCCTTCTACTCAAG AAGGAAGAAATGTTGCAATTGAGTTGTCAATGAGAGAAGCTAGAAGGTTTGAAATGGAGGAACTTGCTCAAGCCACCAAGAGTTTTACTAATAAAAGTCTTATAGGTATTGGCAAATTCGGTGAGGTTTACAAAGGTTTGCTTCAAGATGGTGTTCTTGTAGCTATTAAGAAAAGACCTGGTCTTCCCACTCAAGAATTCGTTAACGAG GTTCGTTATCTATCGTCTATCCATCACCGTAATCTTGTTACTCTATTGGGTTATTGTCAAGAAAGTAACACGCAGTTTCTTGTCTACGAGTATGTTCCTAATGGAAGTGTTTCCAGTCACCTGTACG gaGCTGGTGGTAAAGTACCTGGAAATAGGCTAGAATTCAGACATAGGCTTGCAATCTCTATAGGAGCTGCTAAAG GCTTGGCGCATCTTCACTCGCTGAGTCCTCGATTGATACACAAGGACTTCAAAACCGCTAATGTTCTTGTGGATGAAAATTTCATTGCTAAGGTTGCGGATGCAGGAGTCCGTAATTTCCTAGGAAGAGAGGATGTTGGTACATCGTCACACATTGTTGCAGATCAGATTTTCCTCTCCCCAGA GGTTCAAGAGTTCAGAAGATTTTCAGAGAAAAGTGATGTCTATGCTTTTGGTGTATTCCTCTTGGAATTAGTAAGTGGAAGAGAAGCATCAGAACCATCCCCTTCAAGCTCAACAAAGACGCTAGTCGAATGG ATGCAAAACTTGAAGGATTACGCGGACATAccaatgatgattgatgaaagACTAGGAGGTACATACACAGCAGAAGGAGTTGAGGAGCTTATTACATTAACACTGATATGTGTTGATGTTTCAAGTGAGAAGAGACCAACAATGAGTTATGTTGTGACAGAGCTTGAGAGAATACTGGACAAAGAAGTGAGCTTAACAACAGTAATGGGTGAAGGTACTCCAACTGTTACTCTTGGAAGTCAGCTTTTTAAAGCTTCAAAGTGA
- the LOC109124653 gene encoding probable magnesium transporter NIPA8 isoform X1, whose amino-acid sequence MGEWVIGAFINIFGSVAINFGTNLLKLGHNERERLALQDNGGGKMPLKPIIHFQTWRVGILVFLLGNCLNFISFGYAAQSLLAALGSIQFVSNIAFAYVVLNKMVTVKVLVATAFIVLGNVFLVAFGNHQSPVFTPEQLAEKYSNVTFLVYCGILIIIVVVHHFLYRKGEVLISMPGQEISSYWKMLLPFSYAVVSGAIGSCSVLFAKSLSNLLRLAMSSSYQLHSWFTYSMLLLFLSTAGFWMTRLNEGLSLYDAILIVPMFQIAWTFFSICTGFIYFQEFQVFDALRTTMFILGMMCVFLGISLLAPDDTRGNETKDSSSSLDSIVSSSLPTEEDRLIPQSSEDGHSKDTRVHGMYMKAADLIAKTKTACLAALGFGEDSINASAILVMPMVSSKITGFRGNGLERAKILSMRGSGWSKLAMEEEGTRMLEKTVSSKA is encoded by the exons atgggAGAATGGGTCATCGGAGCTTTCATCAACATTTTTGGAAGTGTTGCTATTAATTTCGGCACAAACCTTCTCAAATTGGGACATAATGAG AGAGAAAGGTTAGCTCTACAAGATAATGGCGGAGGGAAGATGCCATTAAAGCCAATTATACATTTTCAGACATGGAGAGTTG GGATCCTAGTCTTTCTTCTTGGGAATTGCCTCAATTTCATTTCGTTTGGTTATGCTGCTCAg TCTCTTCTAGCAGCTCTTGGATCCATTCAATTTGTATCCAACATAGCATTTGCTTATGTTGTATTGAACAAAATGGTGACTGTCAA AGTACTCGTTGCTACAGCCTTTATAGTTCTTGGAAACGTTTTCCTTGTAGCTTTTGGTAATCACCAGTCACCAG TTTTCACACCCGAACAGTTGGCAGAGAAATATAGCAATGTAACGTTCTTGGTCTACTGTgggattttgattattatagTAGTCGTGCACCATTTCCTCTATAG GAAGGGAGAAGTTTTAATTTCTATGCCCGGACAAGAAATTAGCTCGTATTGGAAGATGCTGCTTCCTTTCTCATATGCTGTGGTCTCGGGTGCTATAGGATCATGTTCGGTTTTATTTGCCAAGTCACT CTCAAACTTGCTGAGATTGGCCATGTCTAGTAGCTATCAATTGCACAGCTGGTTCACATACTCTAtgcttcttttatttcttagtACAGCCGGATTCTGG ATGACAAGATTGAATGAAGGATTGTCTCTGTATGATGCAATTCTCATAGTTCCTATGTTTCAGATTGCTTGGACTTTCTTCTCCATCTGTACAGGATTCATCTACTTTCAAGAGTTTCAG GTTTTTGATGCGCTAAGAACAACAATGTTCATATTAGGAATGATGTGTGTATTCTTAGGCATTTCTTTACTAGCACCTGATGATACAAGAGGCAACGAGACAAAAGATAGTTCATCATCTCTCGACTCTATCGTGTCCTCGAGCCTACCAACAGAAGAGGACAG GTTGATTCCACAATCATCTGAAGATGGACATAGCAAAGACACAAGAGTACATGGAATGTATATGAAAGCAGCTGATCTAATTGCCAAGACAAAG ACTGCTTGTTTAGCAGCATTGGGCTTTGGCGAAGACTCTATAAATGCATCTGCGATTCTAGTGATGCCAATGGTATCTTCGAAGATTACAGGGTTTAGAGGAAATGGACTCGAACGGGCTAAGATTTTGTCCATGAGAGGATCAGGATGGAGCAAACTAgccatggaagaagaaggaacaagaaTGCTTGAAAAGACCGTCTCTTCAAAGGCTTAA